A genomic stretch from Leptotrichia sp. HSP-536 includes:
- the tnpA gene encoding IS200/IS605 family transposase: MANKANSLSHTKWMCKYHIVSTPKYRRKIIYSQYRKSVGEILRRLCEYKGVEIIEGHLMKDHVHMLVSIPPKISVSSFMGYLKGKSALMMSDKHANLKYKFGNRHFWSEGYYVSTAGLNEATIKKYISEQEKHDIAMDKLSVKEYEAPFKGSK; the protein is encoded by the coding sequence ATGGCTAATAAAGCTAATAGCCTGTCTCATACTAAATGGATGTGTAAGTATCATATAGTATCTACACCTAAGTATAGACGAAAAATTATATATAGTCAATACAGAAAAAGTGTGGGAGAAATTTTAAGAAGATTATGTGAATATAAAGGAGTTGAAATAATAGAAGGACATCTGATGAAAGATCACGTGCATATGCTGGTAAGCATACCACCAAAAATAAGTGTATCAAGTTTTATGGGATATCTGAAAGGGAAAAGTGCATTGATGATGTCTGATAAGCATGCAAACTTAAAATATAAATTTGGGAACAGACATTTCTGGTCAGAAGGATATTATGTAAGTACAGCAGGCTTAAATGAAGCGACAATAAAAAAATATATATCCGAACAGGAGAAACATGATATAGCGATGGACAAGTTAAGTGTAAAGGAATATGAAGCCCCTTTTAAGGGTAGCAAGTAG
- a CDS encoding SIMPL domain-containing protein (The SIMPL domain is named for its presence in mouse protein SIMPL (signalling molecule that associates with mouse pelle-like kinase). Bacterial member BP26, from Brucella, was shown to assemble into a channel-like structure, while YggE from E. coli has been associated with resistance to oxidative stress.), producing the protein MKKIAIALFSLINVLSFSANENIVRKISVTGNSEREVMPDLAKINFKIEEKGENLSKTTDEVNKKVEKFKNDLSAKKISLENLETKAFYNRKGIDYDYEDEDILDVKTVPDKNVKKTDKKPTSYNVQISMLIKNTDFNKVSALIDLEDGNNLQSIQKNFDENSFAFSINENDTTVEKALNKVFDKLNTSRRKLVSAGIPDQDIILSNYAIKENYSENKKNTKDVYFVTDEFVITTKNIKELNTIISIANDNKININGSINFDLSNKDKIESEMYNDAYNQSKQKAESILRSSKMKLGTPIIVSEDVEFQQKMIDRIDQDWEVTYETMAAPSPSIEAYSTNSMDARKLKAAGRAAVDYTPKPLKLTQNISVMYEMK; encoded by the coding sequence ATGAAAAAAATAGCAATTGCACTTTTTTCTTTGATAAATGTACTTTCATTTTCAGCGAATGAAAATATTGTGAGAAAAATAAGTGTTACAGGTAATTCAGAACGAGAAGTTATGCCAGATTTGGCAAAAATTAATTTTAAAATTGAAGAAAAAGGAGAAAATTTAAGCAAGACAACGGATGAAGTTAATAAAAAAGTGGAAAAGTTTAAAAATGATTTGAGTGCTAAAAAAATATCATTGGAAAATTTGGAAACAAAAGCTTTTTATAACAGAAAAGGGATAGATTATGATTATGAAGATGAGGATATACTTGATGTAAAGACAGTGCCTGATAAAAATGTGAAAAAAACTGATAAAAAACCGACTTCATACAATGTACAGATATCAATGCTCATAAAGAATACAGATTTTAATAAAGTTTCTGCATTAATTGATCTGGAAGATGGAAATAATCTTCAAAGCATTCAGAAAAATTTTGATGAAAATTCTTTTGCATTTAGTATAAATGAAAATGATACAACAGTTGAAAAGGCTTTAAATAAAGTATTTGACAAACTTAATACTTCAAGAAGAAAACTGGTTTCAGCTGGAATTCCTGACCAAGATATTATTTTAAGTAACTATGCAATTAAAGAAAATTATTCGGAAAATAAAAAAAATACAAAAGATGTGTATTTTGTAACAGATGAATTTGTAATTACGACAAAGAACATAAAAGAATTAAATACAATAATTTCGATTGCAAATGATAATAAAATAAATATAAATGGTTCAATTAACTTTGATTTGTCGAACAAAGATAAAATTGAGTCAGAAATGTACAATGATGCCTATAACCAGTCAAAACAGAAAGCTGAAAGCATTTTACGTTCAAGCAAGATGAAGCTGGGGACACCGATTATTGTAAGTGAAGATGTGGAATTTCAGCAAAAAATGATTGATAGGATTGATCAGGATTGGGAAGTGACTTATGAAACGATGGCGGCACCATCACCTTCAATAGAGGCATATTCTACTAATAGTATGGACGCGAGAAAGTTGAAAGCAGCAGGAAGAGCCGCAGTTGACTATACTCCAAAACCGTTAAAATTGACACAGAATATATCGGTTATGTATGAAATGAAATAA
- a CDS encoding SIMPL domain-containing protein, with translation MKKIIVLLMVVFSVLSFADGEITGKRIQVRGVAKREIAPNSAKIGLVIQTENESLDKAGAENSQILERYKKLLAQTGTKYNKISSTGYSTYESYNWDTVIENKGKKEYKTKLSVEVGSISLDALKNFMSVLANEKIYSLNRNKNGTYVFYIESQEATNKIAYQNAMAKFNEIQQKLGRAGISQNLVKISGYDNKEVSLEKQVNKKKNIQVVSHKLEIETRDLKNLGNIINLASSLGIGTTGQIDYDIDNKQQLENELYENAYKEALKKAQVILGKTDLTLKNPVTITDKSNGVIQPYYDYNYNYYNEANYATNMMQLKKSDKEIIDNATRRNIVISPKKLNISKTVYIEFEMD, from the coding sequence ATGAAAAAAATAATAGTATTACTTATGGTAGTTTTTTCAGTATTGTCATTTGCAGATGGCGAAATTACTGGAAAAAGAATACAAGTCAGAGGCGTTGCAAAAAGAGAAATTGCTCCAAATTCTGCAAAAATTGGACTTGTAATTCAAACTGAAAATGAAAGTCTGGATAAAGCTGGTGCAGAAAATTCTCAAATATTGGAACGATACAAAAAACTTCTTGCTCAAACAGGAACAAAATATAATAAAATTTCGTCTACAGGGTATTCAACGTATGAATCATATAACTGGGATACAGTTATAGAAAATAAAGGGAAAAAGGAATACAAAACAAAACTTTCTGTAGAAGTAGGCAGCATTTCACTTGATGCATTAAAAAATTTTATGAGTGTACTTGCAAATGAAAAAATTTATTCTTTAAACAGAAATAAAAATGGAACATATGTTTTTTACATCGAATCTCAAGAAGCAACAAATAAAATCGCATATCAGAATGCAATGGCAAAATTTAATGAAATACAGCAAAAATTGGGAAGAGCTGGAATTTCTCAAAACCTTGTAAAGATTTCAGGATATGACAACAAGGAAGTAAGCCTTGAAAAGCAAGTAAATAAGAAAAAAAATATTCAAGTTGTATCACATAAATTGGAAATTGAAACACGTGATTTGAAAAATCTAGGAAATATAATAAATCTGGCAAGTTCTCTTGGAATTGGGACAACAGGGCAAATTGACTACGATATTGACAACAAGCAGCAGCTAGAAAATGAACTTTATGAAAATGCCTACAAGGAAGCCTTGAAAAAAGCTCAAGTTATTCTTGGAAAAACAGATTTAACTTTAAAGAACCCTGTCACAATAACAGATAAATCAAACGGAGTAATTCAGCCATACTATGATTATAACTACAATTATTACAATGAAGCAAATTACGCAACTAATATGATGCAATTGAAAAAAAGTGATAAGGAAATCATTGACAATGCAACAAGAAGAAACATCGTGATTTCTCCAAAAAAACTAAATATTTCAAAAACAGTTTATATTGAATTTGAAATGGATTAA